The following proteins come from a genomic window of Sphaerisporangium rubeum:
- a CDS encoding DUF4115 domain-containing protein, translating to MGLARLLLAGVAVLVVVALIVLGVFALIGSLNTEAPAPDDPPAAVVSSEVAGPSAAPSTSPASASSAPPAAGAAPTLFVECRADSCPLFVRVSGGDIVEDRDLTRGQQATYDQPRLDVVIGDASTVYVEVNGKPRDPGGPGERQTFTAERPG from the coding sequence ATGGGACTCGCCCGCCTGCTGCTGGCAGGCGTCGCGGTCCTCGTGGTCGTGGCGCTCATCGTGCTCGGCGTGTTCGCCCTGATCGGATCGCTCAACACCGAGGCACCCGCGCCGGACGACCCACCGGCCGCCGTCGTGTCGTCCGAGGTCGCGGGGCCGTCAGCCGCTCCGTCCACCTCACCCGCGAGCGCATCCTCGGCGCCTCCGGCCGCCGGAGCGGCACCCACCCTCTTCGTGGAGTGCCGCGCCGACAGTTGTCCCTTGTTCGTGCGGGTCAGCGGCGGCGACATCGTGGAGGACCGCGATCTCACCCGCGGCCAGCAGGCGACCTACGACCAGCCCCGGCTCGACGTCGTCATCGGGGACGCGTCGACCGTGTACGTCGAGGTGAACGGCAAGCCCCGCGACCCCGGCGGACCGGGTGAGCGGCAGACCTTCACGGCCGAGCGACCCGGCTGA
- the pyrE gene encoding orotate phosphoribosyltransferase, producing MNDRANLLDEIIKKGVVHGRVVLSSGREADWYVDLRRITLDGTAAPLVGRVMLDLTEDLGYDAVGGLTLGADPVAAAMLHAAAARGRRLDAFVVRKAGKAHGLQRRIEGPDVAGRRVLAVEDTSTTGGSVLTAVEALREAGAEIVGVATIVDRGAAAAMEATGLPYRTAYTLDDLGLS from the coding sequence ATGAACGACCGCGCGAATCTGCTGGACGAAATCATCAAAAAGGGGGTCGTGCACGGCCGGGTCGTGCTGTCCTCCGGCCGTGAGGCCGACTGGTACGTGGACCTGCGCCGCATCACTTTGGACGGCACCGCGGCACCGCTCGTGGGCCGCGTGATGCTCGACCTGACCGAGGACCTCGGGTACGACGCCGTGGGTGGCCTGACGCTCGGCGCGGACCCGGTGGCCGCGGCGATGCTGCACGCGGCGGCGGCGCGCGGACGGCGTCTCGACGCGTTCGTGGTGCGCAAGGCCGGCAAGGCGCATGGTCTGCAGCGCCGCATCGAGGGGCCGGACGTCGCGGGCCGCCGCGTGCTCGCGGTGGAGGACACCTCGACCACCGGCGGCTCTGTGCTGACCGCGGTGGAGGCGCTGCGCGAGGCGGGGGCCGAGATCGTCGGCGTGGCGACCATCGTGGACCGCGGCGCGGCCGCCGCCATGGAGGCGACCGGCCTGCCGTACCGGACCGCGTACACCCTCGATGATCTCGGCCTGTCCTGA
- a CDS encoding NYN domain-containing protein: protein MDRCALFVDAGYLLADGAMAVHGTRHREAVAWDYPGLLQLLSRLSRERTDLPLLRCYWYEATVEGRRTPEHDALADIPGLKLRLARIRPGRREGVDAQVHRDLMTLARNNAICDAVVVSGDEDLAQVVSDAQDLGIRVTVIHIAAEGNWAVSRALQQECDDLIEIGGGHLRPYVNLVTGNVAGPADNGNGQGNGRSPASGLSTPSSHGSPAYEQGALGPGPSGSASSTGRPGGQTPQGAAGRPGRPEADGAYGGAPHGEPSYGSTTFGPGGAYGQSSGSYGTAASGQGGDSGHSDQARPHGPTPDPQSTPASGSPGTYARDVPAAPPAAASGDASASSGANGLGTGGLGTGGLGAGGLGTAGAPAGGAHAAGGSATGGGPLAAGGDPGAAHGSGASQTIGTSQGLAASQGLGTSQGLAASHGTGTSQGSGVSHGSGTSHGTGVAQGSGVSHGSGAPHSTGDVKATGPAGSGGHAAGTTARSPGASGHVPGAGNHHGAAAGGHAAGLSGTAGLSGASGSSGTGGPGAGGAVGGGTAQAGAGAHQVPGVGGAHGAARQGGGHEAPRDVAAGPGQRGAQPALPSGYSGGFDQGVPAPGPLTGPMPAPVPSQSPPGQYGPGGHAGGPGSLGGHGGGSGSHGGGSGAYGGQAGGSGSFGGQDGGSEAHGGQAGGSGSHGGGSGAYGGQAGGSGSFGGQDGGSGAHGAYGGGSGGLGGHGGGGHAGGAPYAGAQLGPYTGPQPAPVPVQSPGTTTLADAVKAAHKEGHDFGESVARDAPALWLEAVLARKPRMPSDLEARLLQGSSLPIDFLLHDEVRHALRRGFWDALERARR, encoded by the coding sequence GTGGATCGCTGCGCGCTGTTCGTTGACGCCGGCTACCTGCTGGCGGACGGCGCGATGGCCGTGCATGGGACCCGCCATCGCGAGGCCGTCGCCTGGGACTACCCGGGGTTGCTGCAACTGCTTTCCAGGTTGTCGCGTGAGCGCACCGACCTCCCGTTACTTCGCTGCTACTGGTACGAGGCCACGGTCGAGGGCCGGCGCACACCGGAGCACGACGCGCTCGCCGACATCCCCGGCCTCAAGCTGCGGCTCGCGCGCATACGTCCCGGCCGCCGCGAGGGTGTGGACGCGCAGGTGCACCGCGACCTGATGACCCTCGCACGCAACAACGCCATCTGCGACGCCGTGGTCGTGAGCGGCGACGAGGACCTCGCTCAGGTCGTCAGCGACGCACAGGACCTCGGCATCCGGGTCACCGTCATCCACATCGCCGCCGAAGGCAACTGGGCCGTGTCGCGGGCCCTGCAGCAGGAGTGCGACGACCTCATCGAGATCGGCGGCGGCCACCTGCGGCCGTACGTCAACCTGGTGACCGGCAACGTCGCGGGCCCGGCCGACAACGGCAACGGACAAGGCAACGGCCGTTCCCCCGCCTCCGGCCTGTCCACCCCCTCGTCCCACGGGTCCCCCGCCTACGAGCAAGGCGCACTCGGCCCCGGCCCGAGCGGCTCGGCCTCCTCCACCGGTCGTCCCGGCGGCCAGACCCCCCAGGGGGCCGCGGGCCGGCCGGGCCGTCCCGAGGCGGACGGCGCCTACGGCGGCGCTCCGCACGGTGAGCCGTCCTACGGCTCAACCACCTTCGGGCCCGGCGGCGCGTACGGCCAGAGCTCCGGCTCCTACGGCACGGCCGCGTCCGGCCAAGGCGGCGACAGCGGCCACAGCGACCAGGCGAGGCCGCACGGTCCCACCCCGGACCCGCAGAGCACCCCCGCATCCGGTTCCCCCGGCACGTACGCGAGGGACGTACCGGCCGCACCACCTGCCGCCGCCTCCGGCGACGCGAGCGCGTCCTCCGGTGCGAACGGCCTCGGCACCGGTGGTCTCGGCACCGGTGGTCTCGGTGCCGGTGGTCTCGGCACGGCAGGCGCTCCGGCCGGCGGCGCGCACGCGGCAGGGGGTTCCGCCACAGGTGGCGGCCCGCTCGCCGCAGGCGGCGACCCGGGTGCCGCTCACGGGTCCGGTGCATCACAGACGATCGGCACATCGCAAGGGCTCGCGGCCTCGCAGGGGCTCGGCACATCGCAGGGGCTCGCCGCCTCGCACGGGACCGGTACCTCGCAGGGGTCCGGTGTCTCGCACGGGAGCGGTACCTCGCACGGGACCGGTGTCGCGCAGGGGTCCGGTGTCTCGCACGGGAGCGGTGCTCCCCACAGCACCGGTGACGTGAAGGCGACAGGTCCGGCGGGTAGCGGTGGTCACGCCGCGGGGACGACCGCTCGTTCCCCCGGGGCCAGTGGTCACGTCCCCGGGGCCGGCAACCACCATGGTGCGGCGGCGGGTGGCCACGCCGCGGGCCTCAGCGGCACCGCCGGGCTGAGCGGTGCCTCCGGGTCGAGCGGCACCGGTGGACCCGGTGCCGGGGGTGCGGTGGGGGGAGGCACGGCGCAGGCCGGTGCGGGGGCCCATCAGGTGCCTGGCGTGGGTGGAGCGCATGGAGCCGCTCGGCAAGGCGGGGGACATGAGGCTCCGCGGGACGTCGCGGCCGGGCCGGGGCAGCGGGGAGCGCAGCCCGCGTTGCCTTCGGGGTACTCGGGTGGCTTCGACCAGGGAGTACCGGCGCCTGGTCCGCTCACCGGACCCATGCCGGCGCCGGTGCCGTCGCAGTCGCCGCCGGGCCAGTACGGGCCTGGCGGTCATGCCGGTGGTCCCGGTTCACTCGGGGGGCACGGTGGTGGTTCCGGTTCGCACGGCGGTGGTTCCGGTGCGTATGGGGGACAGGCCGGTGGTTCCGGTTCGTTCGGCGGACAGGACGGTGGTTCCGAAGCGCACGGAGGACAAGCGGGTGGTTCCGGTTCGCACGGCGGTGGTTCCGGTGCGTATGGGGGACAGGCCGGTGGTTCCGGTTCGTTCGGCGGACAGGACGGTGGTTCCGGAGCGCATGGAGCGTACGGCGGTGGTTCCGGTGGGCTCGGGGGGCACGGCGGTGGCGGACATGCGGGAGGCGCGCCGTACGCGGGTGCGCAGCTCGGGCCGTACACGGGGCCGCAGCCGGCGCCGGTGCCGGTGCAGAGTCCGGGGACCACGACGCTCGCGGACGCCGTGAAGGCCGCGCACAAGGAAGGGCACGACTTCGGGGAGTCGGTCGCGCGGGACGCGCCGGCGCTCTGGCTGGAGGCGGTGCTGGCGCGCAAGCCCCGCATGCCGTCGGACCTGGAGGCACGTCTGCTGCAGGGGTCGTCGCTGCCGATCGACTTCCTGCTGCACGACGAGGTGCGCCACGCGTTGCGCCGGGGCTTCTGGGATGCCCTGGAGCGTGCCCGGCGATAA
- a CDS encoding HD domain-containing protein produces MRRGARTLRDPLSRAARVDDQVDIDVDIGMVLRAHRAGYPRPRPGPVRRAYDVAELAHRGQVRKSGEPYIIHPLAVTMILAECGMDSATLQAALLHDTVEDTEYTLPELRADFGDEIAVLVDGVTKLDGSKWGERAEAETFRKMVLAAAADLRVLLIKLADRLHNLRTLGFQPPHKQQRIARQSQELLIPFAERLGMYELKREMDDLCFSVLRPEAHGEIKAALDAREAAGRALLRPAVDRLRAALKEHKVAGDVMLYRRHLWAVHLDVGDRLDTLQPADQFRLLVLVDGEDRDCYIALGAVHAGMNPVPGRLKDFISLPRFNLYRALHTRVIADGRTVMDVIIRTRRMHRVAERGLAAHMHEMARGPGADVAGRIDLEWLRRLLAWQNDATSADFLESLRGDLRPDGIAAFTTGGELIPLPPGATSIDFAYALGPQTGDHAIGALINGRLVPLHARVDNGAVVHILTDETASPSEAGLDAATTPTARLLIRRHLAANQGPDDAADKGRRVVAEAVAGEGLDLLDLECLGVSGSVAEDLGHRELDDLYAAVTAGKVDLDDLVARLVKENSRSTDPAQDS; encoded by the coding sequence GTGCGGCGCGGTGCGCGGACCCTCAGGGATCCGTTGTCGCGTGCGGCACGGGTGGACGATCAGGTCGACATCGACGTCGACATCGGCATGGTGCTGCGCGCGCACCGCGCGGGGTACCCCCGGCCACGGCCGGGGCCGGTGCGGCGCGCGTACGACGTGGCGGAGCTGGCGCACCGCGGCCAGGTCCGCAAGTCCGGCGAGCCGTACATCATCCATCCGCTCGCTGTGACGATGATCCTCGCCGAGTGCGGCATGGACAGCGCCACACTCCAGGCGGCGTTGCTCCACGACACCGTCGAGGACACCGAGTACACCTTGCCGGAGCTGCGCGCCGACTTCGGCGACGAGATCGCGGTGCTGGTGGACGGCGTGACCAAGCTGGACGGCTCCAAGTGGGGTGAGCGGGCCGAGGCCGAGACGTTCCGCAAGATGGTGCTGGCCGCGGCGGCGGACCTGCGGGTGCTGCTCATCAAGCTGGCCGACCGGCTGCACAACCTGCGCACCCTCGGCTTCCAGCCGCCGCACAAACAGCAGCGCATCGCACGCCAGTCGCAGGAACTGCTGATCCCCTTCGCCGAGCGCCTCGGCATGTACGAGCTGAAACGCGAGATGGACGACCTGTGCTTCTCGGTGCTGCGGCCCGAGGCGCACGGTGAGATCAAGGCCGCGCTCGACGCACGCGAGGCCGCCGGCCGTGCCCTGCTGCGGCCCGCCGTGGACCGTCTGCGGGCCGCGCTCAAGGAGCACAAGGTCGCCGGTGACGTGATGCTGTACCGGCGTCACCTGTGGGCCGTCCACCTGGACGTCGGCGACCGCCTCGACACGTTGCAGCCCGCCGACCAGTTCCGCCTGCTCGTGCTCGTGGACGGCGAGGACCGCGACTGTTACATCGCGCTCGGCGCCGTGCACGCCGGCATGAACCCCGTGCCGGGCCGGCTGAAGGACTTCATCTCACTGCCGCGGTTCAACCTCTACCGCGCGTTGCACACCCGGGTCATCGCGGACGGCCGCACGGTGATGGACGTCATCATCCGCACCCGCCGCATGCACCGTGTCGCCGAGCGGGGTCTCGCCGCGCACATGCACGAGATGGCGCGCGGCCCGGGGGCCGACGTCGCGGGCCGCATCGACCTGGAGTGGCTGCGCCGCCTGCTCGCCTGGCAGAACGACGCGACGTCCGCGGACTTCCTCGAGTCGCTGCGCGGCGACCTGCGGCCCGACGGCATCGCCGCGTTCACCACCGGAGGCGAGCTGATCCCGCTGCCTCCTGGTGCGACGTCCATCGACTTCGCGTACGCGCTCGGCCCGCAGACCGGCGACCACGCCATCGGCGCGCTGATCAACGGCAGGCTGGTGCCGCTGCACGCACGCGTGGACAACGGCGCGGTGGTGCACATCCTCACCGACGAGACCGCCTCACCGTCCGAGGCCGGTCTGGACGCGGCCACCACCCCGACGGCGCGGCTGCTGATCCGCCGCCACCTGGCGGCGAACCAGGGTCCGGACGACGCGGCGGACAAGGGCCGCCGCGTGGTCGCCGAGGCGGTCGCCGGCGAAGGCCTCGATCTGCTGGACCTGGAGTGCCTGGGGGTGTCCGGCAGCGTCGCAGAAGACCTCGGTCACCGCGAGCTCGACGACCTGTACGCCGCGGTCACCGCCGGCAAGGTGGACCTCGACGATCTGGTGGCGAGGCTCGTCAAGGAGAACTCCCGTTCCACGGACCCGGCGCAGGACAGCTGA
- a CDS encoding response regulator — MAERAKILLVDDREENLIALEAILSSLDVVAVRAKSGEEALKALLAIDFALILLDVRMPGMDGFETAAHIKRRERTRNIPIIFLTVVDSAPDYAFRGYAAGAVDYLTKPFDPWVLRAKVSVFVELYNMNTRLAEQAALLRDRLAVELPDGTGTEVLPELSRRLTSVEDELTRVKELAAKNQGATPLTGPLRDLSERVTHLRAGFDALS; from the coding sequence ATGGCCGAGCGAGCGAAGATCCTTCTGGTCGACGATCGCGAGGAGAACCTGATCGCGCTTGAGGCCATCCTCAGTTCCCTCGATGTGGTGGCGGTCCGCGCGAAGTCCGGCGAGGAGGCGCTGAAGGCGCTGCTCGCCATCGACTTCGCGCTGATCCTGCTCGACGTGCGCATGCCGGGGATGGACGGGTTCGAGACCGCCGCGCACATCAAGCGCCGCGAGCGCACCCGCAACATCCCCATCATCTTCCTGACCGTGGTCGACAGCGCGCCGGACTACGCGTTCCGCGGGTACGCCGCCGGGGCCGTCGACTACCTCACCAAGCCGTTCGACCCGTGGGTGCTGCGGGCCAAGGTGTCGGTGTTCGTGGAGCTGTACAACATGAACACCCGTCTCGCCGAGCAGGCGGCTCTGCTGCGCGACCGCCTCGCCGTCGAACTGCCGGACGGCACCGGCACCGAGGTGCTGCCTGAGCTGTCCCGCAGGCTCACCTCCGTCGAGGACGAGCTGACCCGCGTCAAGGAGCTCGCCGCCAAGAACCAAGGTGCCACTCCGCTCACCGGTCCGCTCCGCGACCTGTCCGAACGGGTCACGCACCTGCGCGCGGGCTTCGACGCGCTGTCGTAG
- a CDS encoding HAMP domain-containing protein, translating into MKGTATLAGSGSERSYTESDLRPLLDTLVAWRDGDFRRRVPHAAPGVLSEVRLLINEVADRREHLANELLRVRKEVVKEGRFGVRLTPGPGVGSWAESVHSVNDLIDALVGPVSAAADVLDAVAQGDLSRRIDMDRTARGEVRRLGKAINGMVDQLALFSSEVTRVAREVGSEGQLGGRANVRGMSGSWRDLTEAVNTMSSRVSAQVRDIAVVTTAVARGDLSRKVTVDAVGEMLELKNTVNTMVDQLSAFAEEVTRVAREVGTEGELGGQARVRGVSGVWKDLTDNVNVMASNLTSQVRSIATVATAVAQGDLSKKITADAQGEVLQLKETLNTMVDQLSLFADEVTRVAREVGTEGQLGGRADVKGVSGVWKDLTDNVNSMAANLTYQVRNIAQVTKAVAGGDMSKKIDVDAQGEMLELKSTINTMVDQLSLVASEVSRVAREVGSEGQLGGQAQVHGVSGVWKDLTDNVNFMANNLTSQVRQIAAVSTAVVQGNLSKKITVDAQGEILQLKDTVNTMVDQLSLFADEVTRVAREVGTMGQLGGQARVRGVSGVWKDLTDNVNSMATNLTYQVRNIGEVTTAVARGDLSRKIDVDAQGEILVLKTTINKMVDQLSSFASEVTRVAREVASDGRLGGQARVEGVEGTWKQLTQSVNELASNLTTQVRAIAEVTSAVARGDLTRSISVQAQGELADLKDNINTMVSNLVATTKANQQQDWLKSNLARVSRLMQGHRDLMEVAKLIMSELTPLVTAAHGAFYMVTGPRDGRLRLIAGYGVRPGSRARQTFHFGEGIVGQAAAEGRPIVLDDVPAGFLTIDTGLSSSTPAQIVVLPVLFEDQVLGVVELASIGRFDDVHLAFLNQLVETIGVTMNTIIANSRTEGLLTESQRLTTELRERSDELQRQQEELRRSNAELEDKAALLAKQNRAIEIQNFQIEQARRTLEERAEQLAVSSRYKSEFLANMSHELRTPLNSLLVLAKLLTENSEGNLTSQQVEFARTIHGAGSALLQLINDILDLSKVEAGRMDVHPQQLSMPKLVDYVEATFAPLARDKGLSFSVDVGPSVPEELLTDEQRLQQVLRNLLSNAVKFTPKGEVRLIITRAGGEVPYIDETLQRADDILSFSVVDTGIGIASDKLDVIFEAFRQADGTTSRKYGGTGLGLSICREIARLLGGEIHATSEPGRGSTFTLHLPINYTGPLADGVGGAAVSVPEDNSRPVEPEIAEPAAEPVLSEDLHMPSLSLDSTTEPWQGEDPLNGAKVLIVDDDIRNVFALTSVLERHGATVVYAENGREGIEQLERNEDVALVLMDIMMPEMDGWATTSAIRRMPQFVDLPIIALTAKVMHGDREKSISSGASDYVPKPVDVDRLLERLRGWLTRHHRVGSGEAKEGRG; encoded by the coding sequence ATGAAAGGCACCGCGACACTCGCGGGGTCGGGTTCGGAGCGGTCTTACACCGAGTCCGATCTCCGGCCGTTGCTGGACACGCTCGTCGCGTGGCGAGACGGCGACTTCCGGCGGCGCGTCCCCCACGCGGCTCCCGGTGTCCTCAGCGAGGTCCGGCTGCTCATCAACGAGGTGGCCGACCGCCGCGAGCACCTCGCCAACGAGCTGCTGCGGGTGCGCAAGGAGGTCGTCAAGGAGGGACGGTTCGGCGTCCGCCTGACGCCGGGGCCCGGTGTGGGCTCCTGGGCCGAGAGCGTGCACTCGGTCAACGATCTCATCGACGCTCTGGTCGGCCCCGTGAGCGCCGCGGCCGACGTGCTCGACGCCGTGGCCCAGGGTGACCTGTCCCGCCGCATAGACATGGACCGTACGGCCAGAGGCGAGGTCCGCCGCCTCGGCAAGGCGATCAACGGCATGGTCGACCAGCTCGCGCTGTTCAGCTCCGAGGTCACCCGCGTGGCCCGCGAGGTCGGCTCGGAGGGCCAGCTCGGCGGCCGGGCCAACGTGCGCGGCATGTCGGGAAGCTGGCGCGACCTCACCGAGGCCGTGAACACCATGTCCAGCCGGGTCTCGGCCCAGGTCCGCGACATCGCCGTCGTCACCACGGCCGTCGCGCGCGGCGACCTGTCGCGCAAGGTCACCGTCGACGCCGTCGGCGAGATGCTGGAGCTCAAGAACACCGTCAACACCATGGTCGACCAGCTCTCGGCGTTCGCCGAGGAGGTCACCCGTGTGGCCCGTGAGGTCGGCACCGAGGGTGAGCTCGGCGGCCAGGCCCGCGTGCGCGGCGTCTCCGGTGTGTGGAAGGACCTCACCGACAACGTCAACGTCATGGCGTCCAACCTGACCAGCCAGGTGCGCAGCATCGCCACCGTGGCGACGGCGGTGGCGCAGGGCGACCTGTCCAAGAAGATCACCGCGGACGCGCAGGGTGAGGTGCTCCAGCTCAAGGAGACCCTCAACACCATGGTCGACCAGCTCTCGCTGTTCGCCGACGAGGTCACCCGCGTCGCGCGCGAGGTCGGCACCGAGGGCCAGCTCGGCGGACGCGCCGACGTCAAAGGCGTGTCGGGGGTCTGGAAGGACCTCACCGACAACGTCAACTCCATGGCCGCCAACCTGACCTACCAGGTGCGCAACATCGCGCAGGTCACCAAGGCCGTCGCCGGCGGCGACATGTCCAAGAAGATCGACGTGGACGCTCAGGGCGAGATGCTGGAGCTCAAGTCCACGATCAACACCATGGTCGACCAGCTCTCGCTCGTGGCCTCAGAGGTGAGCCGCGTGGCCCGCGAGGTCGGCTCCGAGGGCCAGCTCGGCGGCCAGGCCCAGGTGCACGGCGTGTCCGGGGTCTGGAAGGACCTCACCGACAACGTCAATTTCATGGCGAACAACCTGACCTCCCAGGTCCGTCAGATCGCGGCCGTCTCCACGGCCGTGGTGCAGGGAAACCTCTCCAAGAAGATCACCGTGGACGCGCAGGGCGAGATCCTGCAGCTCAAGGACACGGTGAACACCATGGTCGACCAGCTCTCGCTGTTCGCCGACGAGGTCACCCGCGTCGCGCGCGAGGTCGGCACCATGGGCCAGCTCGGCGGTCAGGCCCGCGTCCGCGGCGTGTCGGGGGTCTGGAAGGACCTCACCGACAATGTCAACTCCATGGCCACCAACCTCACCTACCAGGTGCGCAACATCGGCGAGGTCACCACCGCCGTCGCGCGCGGCGACCTGTCCCGCAAGATCGACGTGGACGCGCAGGGTGAGATCCTGGTGCTGAAGACCACCATCAACAAGATGGTGGACCAGCTCTCGTCGTTCGCCTCCGAGGTCACCCGCGTGGCCCGCGAGGTCGCCTCCGACGGCCGTCTCGGCGGCCAGGCCCGCGTCGAAGGCGTCGAAGGCACGTGGAAGCAGCTCACCCAGAGCGTCAACGAGCTGGCGAGCAACCTCACCACGCAGGTGCGCGCCATCGCCGAGGTCACCAGCGCCGTCGCGCGCGGCGACCTGACCCGGTCCATCAGCGTCCAGGCCCAGGGTGAGCTGGCCGACCTGAAGGACAACATCAACACGATGGTGTCCAACCTCGTCGCGACCACCAAGGCCAACCAGCAGCAGGACTGGCTGAAGTCCAACCTCGCGCGCGTCTCGCGGCTGATGCAGGGCCACCGCGACCTCATGGAGGTCGCCAAGCTGATCATGAGCGAGCTGACGCCACTGGTCACGGCGGCGCACGGCGCCTTCTACATGGTCACCGGGCCGCGGGACGGCCGCCTGCGCCTCATCGCCGGGTACGGCGTGCGGCCCGGCAGCCGGGCCAGGCAGACGTTCCACTTCGGCGAGGGCATCGTCGGCCAGGCCGCCGCCGAGGGCCGGCCCATCGTGCTCGACGACGTGCCGGCCGGCTTCCTCACCATCGACACCGGGCTCAGCAGCTCGACACCGGCCCAGATCGTCGTGCTTCCCGTGCTGTTCGAGGACCAGGTGCTCGGCGTGGTCGAGCTGGCCTCGATCGGCCGGTTCGACGACGTCCACCTGGCGTTCCTCAATCAGCTCGTCGAGACCATCGGTGTCACGATGAACACGATCATCGCCAACAGCCGTACCGAGGGCCTGCTCACCGAGTCCCAGCGCCTCACGACCGAGCTGCGTGAGCGGTCCGACGAGCTGCAGCGCCAGCAGGAGGAACTGCGCCGCTCCAACGCCGAGCTGGAGGACAAGGCGGCGCTGCTCGCCAAGCAGAACCGCGCCATCGAGATCCAGAACTTCCAGATCGAGCAGGCCCGCCGCACACTGGAGGAACGTGCCGAGCAGCTCGCCGTCTCCTCACGGTACAAGTCCGAGTTCCTCGCCAACATGTCCCACGAGCTGCGCACCCCGCTGAACAGCCTGCTGGTGCTCGCCAAGCTGCTCACCGAGAACAGCGAAGGCAACCTCACCTCGCAGCAGGTCGAGTTCGCGCGCACCATCCACGGGGCCGGGTCGGCGCTGCTCCAGCTCATCAACGACATCCTCGACCTGTCCAAGGTCGAGGCCGGTCGCATGGACGTCCACCCGCAGCAGCTGTCCATGCCGAAGCTCGTCGACTACGTCGAGGCGACGTTCGCGCCGCTGGCCAGGGACAAGGGCCTGTCGTTCAGCGTCGACGTCGGCCCCTCGGTGCCTGAGGAGCTGCTCACCGACGAGCAGCGCCTGCAGCAGGTGCTGCGCAACCTGCTGTCCAACGCGGTCAAGTTCACCCCCAAGGGTGAGGTGCGGCTGATCATCACCCGCGCCGGCGGCGAGGTGCCGTACATCGACGAGACGCTGCAACGCGCCGACGACATCCTGTCCTTCTCGGTCGTGGACACCGGCATCGGCATCGCCTCCGACAAACTGGACGTGATCTTCGAGGCGTTCCGGCAGGCCGACGGCACCACCAGCCGCAAGTACGGCGGCACCGGTCTCGGTCTGTCGATCTGCCGTGAGATCGCACGGCTGCTCGGCGGTGAGATCCACGCCACCAGCGAGCCCGGCCGCGGCAGCACGTTCACCCTCCACCTGCCGATCAACTACACCGGGCCGCTCGCGGACGGCGTCGGCGGCGCCGCGGTCAGCGTGCCGGAGGACAACAGCCGGCCGGTGGAGCCGGAGATCGCCGAGCCGGCCGCCGAGCCGGTGCTCAGCGAGGACCTGCACATGCCGTCGCTCAGCCTCGACTCCACGACCGAGCCGTGGCAGGGTGAGGACCCGCTGAACGGCGCCAAGGTGCTCATCGTCGACGACGACATCCGCAACGTCTTCGCGTTGACCAGCGTGCTGGAGCGGCACGGCGCCACCGTCGTGTACGCCGAGAACGGCCGCGAGGGCATCGAGCAGCTCGAACGCAACGAGGACGTCGCCCTCGTGCTGATGGACATCATGATGCCGGAGATGGACGGTTGGGCCACGACGTCCGCGATTCGCCGCATGCCGCAGTTCGTCGACTTGCCGATCATCGCGCTGACCGCCAAGGTTATGCACGGCGACCGGGAGAAGAGCATCTCGTCGGGTGCCTCGGACTACGTGCCGAAGCCGGTGGACGTCGACCGGTTGCTGGAACGCCTGCGTGGCTGGCTGACCCGCCACCACCGTGTGGGCTCAGGTGAGGCCAAGGAGGGCCGTGGTTGA